A genome region from Sceloporus undulatus isolate JIND9_A2432 ecotype Alabama chromosome 1, SceUnd_v1.1, whole genome shotgun sequence includes the following:
- the LOC121930998 gene encoding acyl-coenzyme A amino acid N-acyltransferase 1-like isoform X2 yields MKSSIEAGVSEQQTKGINFHGYKATSSDVVLKPQVEEIGGGASSPGENGKSVQHSTMLEKLDCQELATMVHLSVTPEKSLADAPVWIFVSGLVPSQIVTLHALLTDEKGVRFEARAFYRANNIGEVDLKQAPALGGDYLGVWPMGLFSTLKPNKKHCRLMKREVMRSPFHIQISLYDGFKALISPSDVALVTCTVERWYVAPGVERFQIKTGQVRGALFVPPGPGPFPGVIDLFGGSGGLFEFRASLLASKGFVVLALAFFAYDDLPQSLKEVNLKYFEEASILLLKHPKVRGPGLGVIGLSKGAEIALAMATFLPQIMAAVCINGATYMNGASLRFCDLHIPAVPYSPERIIITEMGTIASLHVWGDPQDESSQASAIPVEKALGPVLFVVGEDDKSVKSKLYAEAAIARAKKYGKNDCTLLAYPGAGHLIEPPGSPLCCNCLMHQTPLPVQWGGKAEPHAKAQEHSWKEIQKFFEFHLGPPGNSNL; encoded by the exons AATaaactttcatggatataaagcCACGTCTTCAGATGTAGTATTAAAGCCTCAGGTAGAAGAGATTGGTGGTGGTGCCTCTTCACCTGGGGAAAATGGGAAATCAGTGCAACATTCGACAATGTTAGAGAAACT GGACTGTCAAGAGCTGGCTACCATGGTCCACCTCAGCGTCACCCCTGAAAAATCACTTGCTGATGCCCCTGTGTGGATTTTTGTGTCTGGGCTGGTTCCCTCCCAGATTGTGACCCTGCATGCATTGCTGACAGATGAAAAGGGAGTGAGATTTGAAGCCAGAGCCTTCTACAGGGCCAACAATATTGGGGAGGTAGATTTGAAGCAGGCACCTGCTCTGGGAGGCGACTATTTAGGTGTGTGGCCCATGGGCCTCTTTTCCACACTGAAGCCTAATAAAAAGCATTGCCGACTGATGAAACGGGAGGTGATGAGAAGCCCTTTTCATATCCAGATCAGCCTCTATGATGGTTTTAAGGCTTTGATTTCACCATCAGATGTTGCACTTGTAACCTGTACTGTAGAAAGATGGTATGTAGCTCCTGGAGTGGAACGTTTCCAGATCAAGACAGGCCAAGTTCGGGGGGCCCTTTTTGTGCCTCCAG GGCCTGGGCCATTTCCAGGGGTGATTGACCTGTTTGGTGGAAGCGGAGGCCTCTTTGAATTCAGAGCCAGTCTCCTGGCTAGCAAAGGCTTTGTTGTTCTGGCCCTGGCTTTCTTCGCATATGATGACCTGCCACAGAGCCTGAAGGAAGTGAACCTGAAATATTTTGAGGAAGCATCAATATTGCTCTTAAAACATCCAAAG GTAAGAGGCCCAGGACTTGGAGTCATTGGATTGTCCAAAGGAGCAGAAATTGCACTAGCCATGGCTACCTTCCTGCCACAAATAATGGCTGCTGTTTGCATCAATGGTGCAACATATATGAATGGTGCATCACTCCGCTTTTGTGACCTCCATATCCCTGCAGTTCCCTATTCTCCAGAGAGAATTATCATCACTGAAATGGGAACAATAGCCAGTCTCCATGTTTGGGGAGATCCTCAGGATGAAAGTTCTCAAGCCTCTGCCATCCCTGTGGAGAAAGCTCTGGGACCTGTGCTCTTTGTGGTGGGTGAAGATGATAAAAGCGTGAAGAGCAAATTGTATGCTGAGGCAGCCATAGCCAGAGCAAAGAAGTATGGGAAAAATGACTGTACGCTGCTCGCTTATCCAGGGGCTGGGCACCTCATAGAACCCCCTGGATCCCCACTTTGCTGCAACTGTCTAATGCACCAAACGCCTCTACCTGTGCAGTGGGGAGGCAAAGCAGAACCCCATGCCAAAGCCCAAGAGCATTCCTGGAAGGAGATCCAGAAATTCTTTGAATTTCATCTCGGCCCACCTGGAAATAGCAATTTGTGA
- the LOC121930998 gene encoding acyl-coenzyme A amino acid N-acyltransferase 1-like isoform X1, which translates to MWYQQLHSSPACQSKENLLLRVSMHYKTEMEFTGENCEVKRINFHGYKATSSDVVLKPQVEEIGGGASSPGENGKSVQHSTMLEKLDCQELATMVHLSVTPEKSLADAPVWIFVSGLVPSQIVTLHALLTDEKGVRFEARAFYRANNIGEVDLKQAPALGGDYLGVWPMGLFSTLKPNKKHCRLMKREVMRSPFHIQISLYDGFKALISPSDVALVTCTVERWYVAPGVERFQIKTGQVRGALFVPPGPGPFPGVIDLFGGSGGLFEFRASLLASKGFVVLALAFFAYDDLPQSLKEVNLKYFEEASILLLKHPKVRGPGLGVIGLSKGAEIALAMATFLPQIMAAVCINGATYMNGASLRFCDLHIPAVPYSPERIIITEMGTIASLHVWGDPQDESSQASAIPVEKALGPVLFVVGEDDKSVKSKLYAEAAIARAKKYGKNDCTLLAYPGAGHLIEPPGSPLCCNCLMHQTPLPVQWGGKAEPHAKAQEHSWKEIQKFFEFHLGPPGNSNL; encoded by the exons AATaaactttcatggatataaagcCACGTCTTCAGATGTAGTATTAAAGCCTCAGGTAGAAGAGATTGGTGGTGGTGCCTCTTCACCTGGGGAAAATGGGAAATCAGTGCAACATTCGACAATGTTAGAGAAACT GGACTGTCAAGAGCTGGCTACCATGGTCCACCTCAGCGTCACCCCTGAAAAATCACTTGCTGATGCCCCTGTGTGGATTTTTGTGTCTGGGCTGGTTCCCTCCCAGATTGTGACCCTGCATGCATTGCTGACAGATGAAAAGGGAGTGAGATTTGAAGCCAGAGCCTTCTACAGGGCCAACAATATTGGGGAGGTAGATTTGAAGCAGGCACCTGCTCTGGGAGGCGACTATTTAGGTGTGTGGCCCATGGGCCTCTTTTCCACACTGAAGCCTAATAAAAAGCATTGCCGACTGATGAAACGGGAGGTGATGAGAAGCCCTTTTCATATCCAGATCAGCCTCTATGATGGTTTTAAGGCTTTGATTTCACCATCAGATGTTGCACTTGTAACCTGTACTGTAGAAAGATGGTATGTAGCTCCTGGAGTGGAACGTTTCCAGATCAAGACAGGCCAAGTTCGGGGGGCCCTTTTTGTGCCTCCAG GGCCTGGGCCATTTCCAGGGGTGATTGACCTGTTTGGTGGAAGCGGAGGCCTCTTTGAATTCAGAGCCAGTCTCCTGGCTAGCAAAGGCTTTGTTGTTCTGGCCCTGGCTTTCTTCGCATATGATGACCTGCCACAGAGCCTGAAGGAAGTGAACCTGAAATATTTTGAGGAAGCATCAATATTGCTCTTAAAACATCCAAAG GTAAGAGGCCCAGGACTTGGAGTCATTGGATTGTCCAAAGGAGCAGAAATTGCACTAGCCATGGCTACCTTCCTGCCACAAATAATGGCTGCTGTTTGCATCAATGGTGCAACATATATGAATGGTGCATCACTCCGCTTTTGTGACCTCCATATCCCTGCAGTTCCCTATTCTCCAGAGAGAATTATCATCACTGAAATGGGAACAATAGCCAGTCTCCATGTTTGGGGAGATCCTCAGGATGAAAGTTCTCAAGCCTCTGCCATCCCTGTGGAGAAAGCTCTGGGACCTGTGCTCTTTGTGGTGGGTGAAGATGATAAAAGCGTGAAGAGCAAATTGTATGCTGAGGCAGCCATAGCCAGAGCAAAGAAGTATGGGAAAAATGACTGTACGCTGCTCGCTTATCCAGGGGCTGGGCACCTCATAGAACCCCCTGGATCCCCACTTTGCTGCAACTGTCTAATGCACCAAACGCCTCTACCTGTGCAGTGGGGAGGCAAAGCAGAACCCCATGCCAAAGCCCAAGAGCATTCCTGGAAGGAGATCCAGAAATTCTTTGAATTTCATCTCGGCCCACCTGGAAATAGCAATTTGTGA
- the LOC121930998 gene encoding acyl-coenzyme A amino acid N-acyltransferase 1-like isoform X3 — MTGPRINFHGYKATSSDVVLKPQVEEIGGGASSPGENGKSVQHSTMLEKLDCQELATMVHLSVTPEKSLADAPVWIFVSGLVPSQIVTLHALLTDEKGVRFEARAFYRANNIGEVDLKQAPALGGDYLGVWPMGLFSTLKPNKKHCRLMKREVMRSPFHIQISLYDGFKALISPSDVALVTCTVERWYVAPGVERFQIKTGQVRGALFVPPGPGPFPGVIDLFGGSGGLFEFRASLLASKGFVVLALAFFAYDDLPQSLKEVNLKYFEEASILLLKHPKVRGPGLGVIGLSKGAEIALAMATFLPQIMAAVCINGATYMNGASLRFCDLHIPAVPYSPERIIITEMGTIASLHVWGDPQDESSQASAIPVEKALGPVLFVVGEDDKSVKSKLYAEAAIARAKKYGKNDCTLLAYPGAGHLIEPPGSPLCCNCLMHQTPLPVQWGGKAEPHAKAQEHSWKEIQKFFEFHLGPPGNSNL; from the exons AATaaactttcatggatataaagcCACGTCTTCAGATGTAGTATTAAAGCCTCAGGTAGAAGAGATTGGTGGTGGTGCCTCTTCACCTGGGGAAAATGGGAAATCAGTGCAACATTCGACAATGTTAGAGAAACT GGACTGTCAAGAGCTGGCTACCATGGTCCACCTCAGCGTCACCCCTGAAAAATCACTTGCTGATGCCCCTGTGTGGATTTTTGTGTCTGGGCTGGTTCCCTCCCAGATTGTGACCCTGCATGCATTGCTGACAGATGAAAAGGGAGTGAGATTTGAAGCCAGAGCCTTCTACAGGGCCAACAATATTGGGGAGGTAGATTTGAAGCAGGCACCTGCTCTGGGAGGCGACTATTTAGGTGTGTGGCCCATGGGCCTCTTTTCCACACTGAAGCCTAATAAAAAGCATTGCCGACTGATGAAACGGGAGGTGATGAGAAGCCCTTTTCATATCCAGATCAGCCTCTATGATGGTTTTAAGGCTTTGATTTCACCATCAGATGTTGCACTTGTAACCTGTACTGTAGAAAGATGGTATGTAGCTCCTGGAGTGGAACGTTTCCAGATCAAGACAGGCCAAGTTCGGGGGGCCCTTTTTGTGCCTCCAG GGCCTGGGCCATTTCCAGGGGTGATTGACCTGTTTGGTGGAAGCGGAGGCCTCTTTGAATTCAGAGCCAGTCTCCTGGCTAGCAAAGGCTTTGTTGTTCTGGCCCTGGCTTTCTTCGCATATGATGACCTGCCACAGAGCCTGAAGGAAGTGAACCTGAAATATTTTGAGGAAGCATCAATATTGCTCTTAAAACATCCAAAG GTAAGAGGCCCAGGACTTGGAGTCATTGGATTGTCCAAAGGAGCAGAAATTGCACTAGCCATGGCTACCTTCCTGCCACAAATAATGGCTGCTGTTTGCATCAATGGTGCAACATATATGAATGGTGCATCACTCCGCTTTTGTGACCTCCATATCCCTGCAGTTCCCTATTCTCCAGAGAGAATTATCATCACTGAAATGGGAACAATAGCCAGTCTCCATGTTTGGGGAGATCCTCAGGATGAAAGTTCTCAAGCCTCTGCCATCCCTGTGGAGAAAGCTCTGGGACCTGTGCTCTTTGTGGTGGGTGAAGATGATAAAAGCGTGAAGAGCAAATTGTATGCTGAGGCAGCCATAGCCAGAGCAAAGAAGTATGGGAAAAATGACTGTACGCTGCTCGCTTATCCAGGGGCTGGGCACCTCATAGAACCCCCTGGATCCCCACTTTGCTGCAACTGTCTAATGCACCAAACGCCTCTACCTGTGCAGTGGGGAGGCAAAGCAGAACCCCATGCCAAAGCCCAAGAGCATTCCTGGAAGGAGATCCAGAAATTCTTTGAATTTCATCTCGGCCCACCTGGAAATAGCAATTTGTGA
- the LOC121930998 gene encoding acyl-coenzyme A amino acid N-acyltransferase 1-like isoform X5 yields the protein MLEKLDCQELATMVHLSVTPEKSLADAPVWIFVSGLVPSQIVTLHALLTDEKGVRFEARAFYRANNIGEVDLKQAPALGGDYLGVWPMGLFSTLKPNKKHCRLMKREVMRSPFHIQISLYDGFKALISPSDVALVTCTVERWYVAPGVERFQIKTGQVRGALFVPPGPGPFPGVIDLFGGSGGLFEFRASLLASKGFVVLALAFFAYDDLPQSLKEVNLKYFEEASILLLKHPKVRGPGLGVIGLSKGAEIALAMATFLPQIMAAVCINGATYMNGASLRFCDLHIPAVPYSPERIIITEMGTIASLHVWGDPQDESSQASAIPVEKALGPVLFVVGEDDKSVKSKLYAEAAIARAKKYGKNDCTLLAYPGAGHLIEPPGSPLCCNCLMHQTPLPVQWGGKAEPHAKAQEHSWKEIQKFFEFHLGPPGNSNL from the exons ATGTTAGAGAAACT GGACTGTCAAGAGCTGGCTACCATGGTCCACCTCAGCGTCACCCCTGAAAAATCACTTGCTGATGCCCCTGTGTGGATTTTTGTGTCTGGGCTGGTTCCCTCCCAGATTGTGACCCTGCATGCATTGCTGACAGATGAAAAGGGAGTGAGATTTGAAGCCAGAGCCTTCTACAGGGCCAACAATATTGGGGAGGTAGATTTGAAGCAGGCACCTGCTCTGGGAGGCGACTATTTAGGTGTGTGGCCCATGGGCCTCTTTTCCACACTGAAGCCTAATAAAAAGCATTGCCGACTGATGAAACGGGAGGTGATGAGAAGCCCTTTTCATATCCAGATCAGCCTCTATGATGGTTTTAAGGCTTTGATTTCACCATCAGATGTTGCACTTGTAACCTGTACTGTAGAAAGATGGTATGTAGCTCCTGGAGTGGAACGTTTCCAGATCAAGACAGGCCAAGTTCGGGGGGCCCTTTTTGTGCCTCCAG GGCCTGGGCCATTTCCAGGGGTGATTGACCTGTTTGGTGGAAGCGGAGGCCTCTTTGAATTCAGAGCCAGTCTCCTGGCTAGCAAAGGCTTTGTTGTTCTGGCCCTGGCTTTCTTCGCATATGATGACCTGCCACAGAGCCTGAAGGAAGTGAACCTGAAATATTTTGAGGAAGCATCAATATTGCTCTTAAAACATCCAAAG GTAAGAGGCCCAGGACTTGGAGTCATTGGATTGTCCAAAGGAGCAGAAATTGCACTAGCCATGGCTACCTTCCTGCCACAAATAATGGCTGCTGTTTGCATCAATGGTGCAACATATATGAATGGTGCATCACTCCGCTTTTGTGACCTCCATATCCCTGCAGTTCCCTATTCTCCAGAGAGAATTATCATCACTGAAATGGGAACAATAGCCAGTCTCCATGTTTGGGGAGATCCTCAGGATGAAAGTTCTCAAGCCTCTGCCATCCCTGTGGAGAAAGCTCTGGGACCTGTGCTCTTTGTGGTGGGTGAAGATGATAAAAGCGTGAAGAGCAAATTGTATGCTGAGGCAGCCATAGCCAGAGCAAAGAAGTATGGGAAAAATGACTGTACGCTGCTCGCTTATCCAGGGGCTGGGCACCTCATAGAACCCCCTGGATCCCCACTTTGCTGCAACTGTCTAATGCACCAAACGCCTCTACCTGTGCAGTGGGGAGGCAAAGCAGAACCCCATGCCAAAGCCCAAGAGCATTCCTGGAAGGAGATCCAGAAATTCTTTGAATTTCATCTCGGCCCACCTGGAAATAGCAATTTGTGA
- the LOC121930998 gene encoding acyl-coenzyme A amino acid N-acyltransferase 1-like isoform X4: MKSSIEAGVSEQQTKGDCQELATMVHLSVTPEKSLADAPVWIFVSGLVPSQIVTLHALLTDEKGVRFEARAFYRANNIGEVDLKQAPALGGDYLGVWPMGLFSTLKPNKKHCRLMKREVMRSPFHIQISLYDGFKALISPSDVALVTCTVERWYVAPGVERFQIKTGQVRGALFVPPGPGPFPGVIDLFGGSGGLFEFRASLLASKGFVVLALAFFAYDDLPQSLKEVNLKYFEEASILLLKHPKVRGPGLGVIGLSKGAEIALAMATFLPQIMAAVCINGATYMNGASLRFCDLHIPAVPYSPERIIITEMGTIASLHVWGDPQDESSQASAIPVEKALGPVLFVVGEDDKSVKSKLYAEAAIARAKKYGKNDCTLLAYPGAGHLIEPPGSPLCCNCLMHQTPLPVQWGGKAEPHAKAQEHSWKEIQKFFEFHLGPPGNSNL; the protein is encoded by the exons GGACTGTCAAGAGCTGGCTACCATGGTCCACCTCAGCGTCACCCCTGAAAAATCACTTGCTGATGCCCCTGTGTGGATTTTTGTGTCTGGGCTGGTTCCCTCCCAGATTGTGACCCTGCATGCATTGCTGACAGATGAAAAGGGAGTGAGATTTGAAGCCAGAGCCTTCTACAGGGCCAACAATATTGGGGAGGTAGATTTGAAGCAGGCACCTGCTCTGGGAGGCGACTATTTAGGTGTGTGGCCCATGGGCCTCTTTTCCACACTGAAGCCTAATAAAAAGCATTGCCGACTGATGAAACGGGAGGTGATGAGAAGCCCTTTTCATATCCAGATCAGCCTCTATGATGGTTTTAAGGCTTTGATTTCACCATCAGATGTTGCACTTGTAACCTGTACTGTAGAAAGATGGTATGTAGCTCCTGGAGTGGAACGTTTCCAGATCAAGACAGGCCAAGTTCGGGGGGCCCTTTTTGTGCCTCCAG GGCCTGGGCCATTTCCAGGGGTGATTGACCTGTTTGGTGGAAGCGGAGGCCTCTTTGAATTCAGAGCCAGTCTCCTGGCTAGCAAAGGCTTTGTTGTTCTGGCCCTGGCTTTCTTCGCATATGATGACCTGCCACAGAGCCTGAAGGAAGTGAACCTGAAATATTTTGAGGAAGCATCAATATTGCTCTTAAAACATCCAAAG GTAAGAGGCCCAGGACTTGGAGTCATTGGATTGTCCAAAGGAGCAGAAATTGCACTAGCCATGGCTACCTTCCTGCCACAAATAATGGCTGCTGTTTGCATCAATGGTGCAACATATATGAATGGTGCATCACTCCGCTTTTGTGACCTCCATATCCCTGCAGTTCCCTATTCTCCAGAGAGAATTATCATCACTGAAATGGGAACAATAGCCAGTCTCCATGTTTGGGGAGATCCTCAGGATGAAAGTTCTCAAGCCTCTGCCATCCCTGTGGAGAAAGCTCTGGGACCTGTGCTCTTTGTGGTGGGTGAAGATGATAAAAGCGTGAAGAGCAAATTGTATGCTGAGGCAGCCATAGCCAGAGCAAAGAAGTATGGGAAAAATGACTGTACGCTGCTCGCTTATCCAGGGGCTGGGCACCTCATAGAACCCCCTGGATCCCCACTTTGCTGCAACTGTCTAATGCACCAAACGCCTCTACCTGTGCAGTGGGGAGGCAAAGCAGAACCCCATGCCAAAGCCCAAGAGCATTCCTGGAAGGAGATCCAGAAATTCTTTGAATTTCATCTCGGCCCACCTGGAAATAGCAATTTGTGA
- the LOC121930998 gene encoding acyl-coenzyme A amino acid N-acyltransferase 1-like isoform X6 has translation MVHLSVTPEKSLADAPVWIFVSGLVPSQIVTLHALLTDEKGVRFEARAFYRANNIGEVDLKQAPALGGDYLGVWPMGLFSTLKPNKKHCRLMKREVMRSPFHIQISLYDGFKALISPSDVALVTCTVERWYVAPGVERFQIKTGQVRGALFVPPGPGPFPGVIDLFGGSGGLFEFRASLLASKGFVVLALAFFAYDDLPQSLKEVNLKYFEEASILLLKHPKVRGPGLGVIGLSKGAEIALAMATFLPQIMAAVCINGATYMNGASLRFCDLHIPAVPYSPERIIITEMGTIASLHVWGDPQDESSQASAIPVEKALGPVLFVVGEDDKSVKSKLYAEAAIARAKKYGKNDCTLLAYPGAGHLIEPPGSPLCCNCLMHQTPLPVQWGGKAEPHAKAQEHSWKEIQKFFEFHLGPPGNSNL, from the exons ATGGTCCACCTCAGCGTCACCCCTGAAAAATCACTTGCTGATGCCCCTGTGTGGATTTTTGTGTCTGGGCTGGTTCCCTCCCAGATTGTGACCCTGCATGCATTGCTGACAGATGAAAAGGGAGTGAGATTTGAAGCCAGAGCCTTCTACAGGGCCAACAATATTGGGGAGGTAGATTTGAAGCAGGCACCTGCTCTGGGAGGCGACTATTTAGGTGTGTGGCCCATGGGCCTCTTTTCCACACTGAAGCCTAATAAAAAGCATTGCCGACTGATGAAACGGGAGGTGATGAGAAGCCCTTTTCATATCCAGATCAGCCTCTATGATGGTTTTAAGGCTTTGATTTCACCATCAGATGTTGCACTTGTAACCTGTACTGTAGAAAGATGGTATGTAGCTCCTGGAGTGGAACGTTTCCAGATCAAGACAGGCCAAGTTCGGGGGGCCCTTTTTGTGCCTCCAG GGCCTGGGCCATTTCCAGGGGTGATTGACCTGTTTGGTGGAAGCGGAGGCCTCTTTGAATTCAGAGCCAGTCTCCTGGCTAGCAAAGGCTTTGTTGTTCTGGCCCTGGCTTTCTTCGCATATGATGACCTGCCACAGAGCCTGAAGGAAGTGAACCTGAAATATTTTGAGGAAGCATCAATATTGCTCTTAAAACATCCAAAG GTAAGAGGCCCAGGACTTGGAGTCATTGGATTGTCCAAAGGAGCAGAAATTGCACTAGCCATGGCTACCTTCCTGCCACAAATAATGGCTGCTGTTTGCATCAATGGTGCAACATATATGAATGGTGCATCACTCCGCTTTTGTGACCTCCATATCCCTGCAGTTCCCTATTCTCCAGAGAGAATTATCATCACTGAAATGGGAACAATAGCCAGTCTCCATGTTTGGGGAGATCCTCAGGATGAAAGTTCTCAAGCCTCTGCCATCCCTGTGGAGAAAGCTCTGGGACCTGTGCTCTTTGTGGTGGGTGAAGATGATAAAAGCGTGAAGAGCAAATTGTATGCTGAGGCAGCCATAGCCAGAGCAAAGAAGTATGGGAAAAATGACTGTACGCTGCTCGCTTATCCAGGGGCTGGGCACCTCATAGAACCCCCTGGATCCCCACTTTGCTGCAACTGTCTAATGCACCAAACGCCTCTACCTGTGCAGTGGGGAGGCAAAGCAGAACCCCATGCCAAAGCCCAAGAGCATTCCTGGAAGGAGATCCAGAAATTCTTTGAATTTCATCTCGGCCCACCTGGAAATAGCAATTTGTGA